Within Pseudosulfitobacter sp. DSM 107133, the genomic segment GATCACATGTCCGATATCACCAAGAGGAAGATGGAGCAGATCGCGCAGATGTGGAATGCGCGCGGCAAGGGTCTGATAAAGCATATGGCACTCCAGATCGAAGAGGTCTCGACCGAAGGCGTTCGAGTTCGGATGCCGTTCAATCCGGAGTTTTGCGTCGACGCGGATCAAACGCGGCTTCATGGTGGCATCCTGACGGCTCTGCTGGACAGTGTGTTCGGTCTTGCAAACTTTGTGGCAATCGAGGGCGTCAGCACCATGGCCACTCTTGACCTTAGGGTTGATTACCTGCGGCCCGCTCGATCGCGCGCGGACGTCATCGTTCGCGCGCATTGTTTTCGGGAAACCCGCCATATCGCCTTCAATTCGGGCAGTATCTGGTTTGATGGCCATGAGAATGCGGAAATTGCACGTGGAGTCGCATCATTCGCATTGACCCGTGGAGACTCCAGCCTGTTTGACGCGTTGGAAAAAGGAGAGCCATCGTGATCAACTTGCAAGCCGTCAATGCAAATGTATCCCGCGTGCCGTTCTTCCGTTTTCTCAACTTCGAGGTTCAGAGCGTGGACAGCTGCCACGCCGAAACCGAGATGACCTTTGTAGAACGCCACATCGGAAACCCAGTCATGGACTACTACCATGGCGGGATCATCGCGAGCTTCATGGAAGCGACCGCCGCTATCGCAGTTCATCCCGATTTCGCGGACGTTCCGGCAAAGCCGATCAATCTGACCGTCGATTACCTCCGACCTGGCGTGAAGGGATCGCTTTATGCCCGTGCTAATGTTAC encodes:
- a CDS encoding PaaI family thioesterase; this encodes MINLQAVNANVSRVPFFRFLNFEVQSVDSCHAETEMTFVERHIGNPVMDYYHGGIIASFMEATAAIAVHPDFADVPAKPINLTVDYLRPGVKGSLYARANVTRKGKRMASVSVITWQTDREKAVAEGLYHFLLV
- a CDS encoding PaaI family thioesterase; the protein is MSDITKRKMEQIAQMWNARGKGLIKHMALQIEEVSTEGVRVRMPFNPEFCVDADQTRLHGGILTALLDSVFGLANFVAIEGVSTMATLDLRVDYLRPARSRADVIVRAHCFRETRHIAFNSGSIWFDGHENAEIARGVASFALTRGDSSLFDALEKGEPS